DNA from Peromyscus eremicus unplaced genomic scaffold, PerEre_H2_v1 PerEre#2#chr22_unloc_1, whole genome shotgun sequence:
TAAAGCAGAGGTCTAAGGTGTCACACCCAGCCACCTGCCCCTGCTCTTAAGCCACCCATGGCTCCCCAGTCCCTGACTGACATTCTGACCGTCTCCTCAGCTAGGCCATAGGTCCACCAGGGGCCGCCTTCCCCATCTCCACGTGGAGATCCCACTCTGGAAGACCCAACGTATCCCTCCCCAGCTCATGCCCTGCGGGCCACAGTGGTTaccacagcttcctccttctccccagaCGTCAGTTAGGGGCCTGCTTTCAACACTAGAATTCCGCAAAGGTCACCCCAGCTCCTCCCCTACTgccggggaaactgaggcccagggcttGTCTAGGTCTCTGTGCCCCTCTTTGGGCTTCTCCCCCCTCGGCCCCTGAAGCTGGGACAGCGTCACAACTGAATGGGACTTACCTGTGCCCTGTGACCCAGGAACTGTGGCCAAGGGCTGCCCCCAGGGGATTCGTCCACCCCTCTCCCTGGACATGGGTGGACGGTGATGCCCTTGACCCTGCGTGGACCACTTTTACCATCTTCTctgtctttatttgtttgtttgccttttttgaaacaagaactgacctggaactcacttcgtagcccaggctgcccttgaaactcagagattcgcctacctctgcctctggagagccgggattaaaggtgtgtgttacttcatttgtttgtttttgagacaaagtctgactcggcagtccaggctgacctgagactatgtagcccaggctagcctggaactcacagtaatcctgcTTCGTCTTCCTGAATGTGGGAACGGCAGGCTTGGACCAccacaccaattttttttttttttttttttgagatagggtctagcTCTGCAGCCCAGGATCTACTGAAGctcacagcaattctcctgcctcatctgcCCAAGAGTGGCACACCACCACACTGGCATGCCGGGCTTCGTACAGGGCATCTCTGTGCGGCAGGAGCATTTGCTGTGTGTGGCCACCAGGCCTGGCGAGCTTGCTGTTTCCACAGGGAAACTCTGAGAACGTGGGTCGAGGTtgagtctgagaaaacaggagtcAGTTTGGCAGGAGAGTGCAGGAGCAGGTGGAGTGGGGAGGGCTGTGTGGGAGCAGAGCAGGGTGCATACAGCAGGTGCTCAATGGATGCAGCCCTCCATGCCCCATTCAGATGAGCCTTGggcttattttccttttcttattttgtgcatgtgtgcctgtggggTGCCTGTAAGCTCACGAGTCCTCTGAGCTGTCCACTTtagttttgaaacagaatcttaaGAGGTAGCGCTGGCTGGCCGGGAACTCATggaatccctctgcctctgtcccaCAAGTGGCTGAGGTTTCAGATGTACACAGCCACCCCCAGTTTTACCTtgtgtttggagacagtctcTTTGGCTTGCTGATGAGGTGAGAATCAGGGATCATCCACGCTGCACTGGGGTTAGATATGACACTATGGCCGGCTTTTTATGTGGgcgctggggattcaaactcaggtcctcgtgcttgtaaCACAaccactttacagactgagccatctccccagccgcctccccccacctcttctcttcaattcttctttgaagacaaggtcttgctgtgcagCCAGGGGGTCACAAGTGTCTGTGAAAGGCCTGGTATACAGTAAGCACTCAGTAGATAGCTTAAGCACTAAACCGATAGAATGATTTCCtggcttctctgggcctcagtttgcccatctgggatggggtggggtcaACCAGTGGCTACCTTACAGGGCTGTCTCGGCAGAGCGGGAAACGTTTGCAAACAGCAAGCGCTGCGTAAGTGCACAGGGGTCTGGAGGGTGAGGCGGGCCTGGAGGTTGGAcggaggagaggaggggcagggacgagggcagaggaggaggggagggcagCCCCTCCACCCCGGTGTCTTTGTCTCTTTTCGCTCAGGCGCCCAGGGACCTCACCATGGAAACCGACTCCAGCGAGCCGCGGGCACAGAAGACCTGGGGGCCAAGGACTCGGCGGCCGTGAGAAGCGGGGAGACGACTGGGGGCCGCGGGGCCCCGCCTCCCCCACACTCGGCCGCACATCCCTAGGTCCCCGAGACTGATCGTGCGCGCTCAAGGCGCACAGAGGGCGCGCGCAAGGGGCAAGGTAGGAACCCGGATCGCCGTGCCCGGCGGGGCCGGAGACCCTGGGACCCGCAGAACCGGAGGCGGAGGCGCCCGagccgggggcggggccggggcggggccCGAGCGGTTTGCCCGGCGAGCAGACAAAGAGCCCGCGCCCCGCGCCCCGAGCCCGGGCCTCGCATCCCTCCCACGCGGGGGCCCCGGCTTTGTGTCCGCGCTCTGCAGCGGACTCCGCCCTCCCTGCAGTCGCCAGGTGAGCGAGCCGCGTGCGCGCGCGGGGGCTCCCGCATCCCCCTTCCCCAAGCACCCCTCCTCtgctccagcctcagtttccagaaCCACCCTGCCCAGCCCCTGTCTCCCCACCTGCGGACTCTATCTGCGCACCTCCTGGTCTCCAGCGCGCCTTTGTCCCCCTGCAGCCTGGGCCTACAGCGCCCGCGTCGTCATGATTGCTATGAAGGAGAAGAATAAAACGCCGAAGGACAGCATGACGCTCTTGCCTTGCTTTTATTTCGTGGAGGTGAGTGGGGGGCCAGGCAGATAGGTCTTCATGGCGTGGCGCTTCCGAGACAATCCCCTCCACGCTGCGGGGACCGGAGCCTGCACCGCAGAACCAGGGCACCTGGAGCTGGGATGGGGATAAGGCTGGGTCCAAGGACCAGGGCTCTGCAGGTCGAGTAGGAGTTCCAGAGACTCGGAAGGGTTCTTTAGACCGTGGAAACAGACCAGGGGAATGCTaggacggggtggggggggggagtttctTTTAAGGACATGGGTGAGAAGCTAGCTGGAGGGGCTGGAAATTGGGGCATTGGTGGTGAACAAGTCCCAGCTAGTGAGGGTGGGTGCTGGGCGCTGGGCCCACAGCACCATGGGTGCATCTGAGCCCTCTTTTGCTAATGGCACggctgtgtcccccccccccccaggccgcGGCTCCCCAAGGCTAGCCAGCTGTGGTGGAGAACTGAGGGGTCTAAAAATAGAAGACAATAAATGCATTCACTTGGTGCATACTAAGTGTGGAGGGCGGCGTTTCCCTCGGAATGACAGGATTCCGGGGGTACGGGAGCTGTAAGCCGGGCCGAGCCCACCCCGGCAGGTGAGCCAGCGTGCGCCGCAGAGCGGTTGGCATGCTTGTCCCGAGATGGCATTGAAGTGTGACAATAGATTAGCCCGGCCCCAGGCTCTGCCCTCCAGCGGGCCAACACCAGAGCCCCGAATCCTTCCAGAAGTGCTTACAGCCATTTCTGTCTCATTTATCTAAAATTATTATCATGAATGTCTTTAGTGTTAGCAATAGAATCCAGGGCCTGGACCTTATCAGACCTGGGCTccacctgaccacgcccccagcccctcactggggattctgggcggggctccaccctgaccacgcccccagcccctcactggggattctgggcggggctccaccctgaccacgcccccagcccctcactaggggattctgggcgggggctccaccctgaccacgcccccagcccctcactggggattctgggcgggggctccaccctgaccacgcccccagactctcactgggggattctaggcggggctccacatgaccacgcccccagcccctcactggggattctgggcggggctccaccctgaccacgcccccagcccctcactggggattctgggcggggctccaccctgaccacgcccccagcccctcactgggggattctgggcgggcctccaccctgaccacgcccccaactcctcactgggggattctgggcgggccTCCACCGGTGAGCCCGGGCCTCAGCCCCAGTTCAGAcgttcactttgtagcccaggctggacttgtaTTCCAGATTAGGCTTCcgtcttctgtctctgcctccccgacGCTGGGGTGACAAGCACCGACCGCCATACGGTGCTAAGGTGGTGTGGTGCGAGCCTGTGGGGCGTAGGAGCTCACCCGGCAGCActgacggacggacggacagcaTGTGTCTTCCTCCATCGCTTTTGCTTTTGACAGGCCCTCGCTGGCTGGAGGCTTGCTGGGTTACCCGGGCGACAGGCACACCCAGCTATGCGCGCCTTgctctgtggtgctgggaacttgaACTcgatttcctcttttttttgggggggggggttcgagacagggtctccctgtgtagctttggagcctgtcctggactagctctgtagaccaggctggccacgaactcacagagatcctcctgcctctgcctcccgagtgctgggattaaagacttcaCCGCCGCCCGGCTCGGATTTCctcttaatttattattttaaggttttcctcttcaacataagggttttttttttttttttttttaggttttaaaatatttatttagtgtgtgcgcgcgtgtgtgctgTGGCTAgagtgtggaggtcggaggacagcaTTCGGTTATtcacttccaccatgtgggtccagggattTGGATCACACTCAAGTGCTTATACttagcagcaagcccctttacatGCTGAGCCGTCTTGAGGGCCTATCCAAGTCCTTCGTTATGCAGGGAGGACTTGACTGAGCAATGCCCACAAGGTGCCCTGGCCCTTTTCCCTGCAGCGTAGTACTCCACCGCCCACGGCAGGACACTACCTCGCTTCTGAACCTTCATTTTCACACAGAGTTGCATTGTTCACCCCGGTGGCGGGGACAGGTTGAGGAACCCTAGCAGAACAGACGTTGGGAAAAGGGtagtttccttttgtttcttttgggacTGGTTTTCTTTGAATAGCCCAGGTAGATTCAGAACTCGGAGCCATTCTCCTGCCGCGGGCTCCCAAGTGCCGGGGTGgcaggtgtgcgccaccgtgcAGGCAGAGGGAAGTGCCGCGTTTCACAGGCCCTGCTGTGTTTGCCCACACTGGCACCGGCACCCCGTGTGAGCAGCAGATCTTACCAAAGCGTGGGCCTGAGGCTGTCTTCGCTCGGCTGCTGCTTTATTTCCAGCACAGACGCGTGTCGCCTTCTGTTGGGGCCGCGGCTCCAACCAACCCTATAAATGGAAAATCCCGTGTGGAGAAGGAAGGGCACTGAGGGCCGGCCAGGGCGCTGTGGCGAGGGCCGGCCAGGGCCCTGTGGTGAGGCTgcaacctgagttctgtccccgcGACCGGCACAGTGCGGAGCCACGACTGTATTTCCTCACCCACAATAAAGAGGAGCAATTGAAGGgtggctggacatggtggcactcgcctttaatcccagcactcggaggcagaggcagggggatctctgtgagttccaggccagcctgggctacagagtgagttccaggccagcctgggctacagagcgagtcctGGGtctcagaaggaaagagaggaagggagaaggggacttATTCCCTCCGCTGACACAGGCTGGCCACAGCCCGCCACCCAGCCTCGTTGGGGTATCACCCGTCTGAGCTGTTTTAAAACAATGGGGCACACTCTTCGTGTAACTGGCTGAACACTGGAAGGCAGCGCAGTCCTGAGCAGTCCTGTGTGTGGCCAGCACCGTTAGACACCGAGATGTGGCAGGCCCCCCAatgatgacatggagactttatATTGGTCAGGAATGCGCGCCCtggtttaggcttgtcccaccagctcttataacttaatttaacccgTTCCTCTTCATCATCTTTTGCCTCGGGCTCtttgcctttctttccttctgtatgttctacttttcctgcttcgtgtgtctgtctgtctgtctgtctgtcggctGCCTGGCTGGCCGGCCTGGGGTgtgctcctctctcctcctccctcattctctcctcctgttcATGCTCGATGCTGGCCAGCCCTGCCTGTGCCCCGACTGCCCAGctgttggccgttcagctttgtattagcccaatcaggtgtcttaggcaggcaaggtgaaacagcaacacacctttacctAGTTAAAGAAATGCAGCtcaacaaatacaacacatctttacactgaGACATcatggtctcaggtagcccaggctggccctggctTCTCTATGcagctgaagctggccttgaacccctgatcctcctgcttcctactcctcagtgctgggacttcCTACGTGCCAACCTACCTAGCACTTTACCACCAAGACCAAgtccaatatttatttatttactgaagcAGGGTTGCAGTATGTAGCCCTGACGGACATTTCCTCTGTGCGCCTCCACTACCCTGTCCCGTcgatgtaatttttatttatgtttatggctGTTTGCCATGAGCGCTAGGTGCATGCAGAAgcctgtggaggccggaagaggacacagaagcccctccctggaaccagagttacagaacgttgtgagctgccctgtgggtgctgggaattgaaccccgatCCTCTGGAAAAGGAGGCAGCCCTCTTAACCATtgccccatctctccagcccttggctttcacacacacacacacacacacacacacacacacacacacacacacacttgttgtttgtttgtttgtttcttttgaaaggtttctctatgaagccctggctgtcctggaactcgctctgtagaccaggctggcctcgaactcacagagacccacctgcctctgcctcccgagtgctggggtttaaggcgtgcgccaccactgcccagccctagtcctttcttttttacagctggggaaactgaggtacacaACTGCCCCAGGCAGATGTTGTCACTCATTTCATTCATCTGCCTCAGACCTCTTGTACAGCAGATCAATAAATGTCCTTGAGAGTAACTGCCCACCCCTGTcacccagcactccggaggtgaAGGCGGGGATtaggagttcagggccatcctcagctacatggtgagtttgaggtcagcctgggacatGAGATgctacataaatgaataaataaattggaTGTTCCTTTTGTTAACCCCGCTCCCTCCGTCCACTTTTCCGGGTACCTTCAATGACAGTTATTCCCCTGCCTGAGCCCCCAGGGCTCCCTGTTCTTTGGAAGGGAGTATGGCCCTGGTGTCGTACTCCAGGTGGTGAGGACATCTGCCTGGTCAGTACAGAGGACTCAGGCGTGAAGAAGGGGCCTCTGCAGCAGCCACACACTGGGTGCCATTGGAGGCTGCATAGTGAGCAGGTGATGGAGGATGGGACAGGAACTGCCACTAGGGGAGCAGCTCTGGGGAGGGCTGGCGAAGGCATGGTCTACTGCCTGCAGTCCCGGCTGTATGATGAAagccgggcggcggcggtggcCTTCAACCCctgcactcgggatgcagaggcaggcggatctctgagttcgaggccagcctgggctagagagtgagatccaggacaggctccaaaactgcacagagaaacactgtctcgaaaaaaacaaaacaaacaaaaaaagaaggacTGGTTAAGTAAGCCTGGTTAAGGAGGACCAGAAAGGAGAGGGCTTCGAACAGAAAGCGGGGGAGCCTAGAGAGAGAAGTAGagatgtacgtgtgtgtgtgtgtgtgtgtgtgtgtgtgtgtgtgtgtgtgatggatgcATGAAGAGATAGGCGGATAGATGGGAGACAGATGAGTGGGTGATGgggggatggatgggtgagtggatggacagatgggtggatggatggatggacagatgggtgggtggacagaTGGATCTGAATGTTGAGGAAGGCCTCGTGTGGCTGAACCATTTCCTGGGTGTGAAATGGCTCTTCCctcttgctgtgtggctgggctGCAGAAATGGGTGTGTGAATCTGTGTGCCATGCTATGGTGGGATGGTCAGTGACCCAGacccccatctccctctccccaAAGCTGCCGATTGTGGCCTCCTCCATTGTGTCCTTATACTTCCTGGAGCTGACCGACCTGTTCAAGCCGGCCAAAGTGGGCTTCCAGTGCTACGACCGCTCGCTGTCCATGCCCTACGTGGAGACCAATGAGGAGCTGATCCCCCTGCTCATGCTGCTGAGTCTGGCCTTCGCCGCACCTGCGGCCTCCGTGAGTAGCCTGGGCCAGGGCCCCAGGTGCTTGGGTCCCTCCCTGTGACCCCGCCTGACCTGCCTGTTCCTGGGGGGGGCACAGATCATGGTCGGCGAAGGCATGGTCTACTGCCTGCAGTCCCGGCTGTGGGGCCGCAGCCCCGGGGGCTCAGAGGGCACCATCAACGCGGGCGGCTGCAACTTCAACTCCTTCCTCAGACGCACAGTGCGCTTTGTAGGTGAGTGACTGTGGGGCTCCCCGATCCTGCCTTAACGTCCATTCATGGGGGGGGGCGATACGGAGTGGACAGGCTTCCGGGGGAAcgcccctccccctgctccctTCCCCTGGCCTGGTCCTCTCGCCCTCAGGTGTACACATGTTTGGCCTGTGTGCCACGGCTCTGGTGACGGACGTCATCCAGCTGGCCACCGGCTACCACACGCCTTTCTTCCTAACCGTCTGCAAACCCAATTACACTCTGCTGGGCACTTCCTGTGAGGCCAACCCTTACATCACACAGGACATCTGTTCCGGCCACGACACTCATGCTATCCTGTCGGCTCGGTGAGCTGGACCCCAAGCCCCGCCGGGGGACGGTCACTCTCCCTGCTCTGGTGACCTTGGGGAAGCAGGCTGCCTGCCCCCAGGCCAGCGCGGCTGACTCGGTGCCTCTTGCAGGAAGACCTTCCCGTCTCAGCATGCcactctgtctgcctttgccgCTGTCTACGTCTCGGTGAGTGACGGCCCCAGTGCTGTTCCCTGTGCCCATCTGTGGGCAGTAGCTGCGACCTGACCCTGCCTCCCTGTTGGCCCAGATGTACTTCAATTCGGTCATCTCGGATACCACGAAGCTGCTGAAGCCCATCCTCGTGTTCGCTTTTGCCATTGCCGCCGGCGTCTGTGGCCTCACGCAGATCACCCAGTACCGAAGCCATCCTGTGGATGTCTATGCCGGCTTTCTTATTGGCGCTGGGATCGCTGCCTACCTGGTGAGGAGGAGGTCTGGGGGAGGAGGCTGGCCGGTCACCAGTGGGATTTGAGCAGGGAGGCTGCGTGGCGAGGGTTTCCGGTAGTGGCCTGGGGTCTGAGGGAAGAAGGCTTCTCCCACTGATCCTGCACGCTCCCATCAGCCGTAGAACGCCGGCGCCCCCCTGTGGCCCGCCGGCTCCACCACCGGTGGACAGCAGGCCTCACCAGCCCTTATCATCCCTAGGCCTGCCATGCGGTGGGCAACTTCCAGGCACCACCTGCAGAGAAGGTGCCCACGCCAGCGCCTGCCAAGGACGCCCTGCGGGCGCTGACGCAGCGGGGCCACGAGTCCATGTATCAGCAGAACAAGGCTGTCAGCACAGATGAGCTGGGCCCTCCGGGGAGGCTAGAGGGTGTGCCGCGGCCCGTGGCTCGGGACAAGACCTCTCTCGGCAGCCTGAAGCGAGCCAGCGTGGATGTGGACCTGCTGGCCCCACGCAGCCCCATGGGCAAGGAGGGTATGGTCACCTTCAGCAACACACTGCCCCGTGTCAACACGCCCTCGCTGGATGACCCCGCGCGGCGTCACATGACCATCCACGTGCCCCTCGACGCCTCCCGTTCCAAGCAGCTCATCAGTGAGTGGAAGCAGAAATCACTGGAAGGCCGCGGCCTGGGACTGCCCGATGAGGGTAGCCCTGTGCACCTGCGGGCCCCGGCAGAGCCcatggcagaggaagaggaggaggaggaagaggaggaggaagaggaggaggaggaggaggaggaggaggaggaaggacccGTACCGCCTTCACTCTACCCCACTGTCCAGGCTCGGCCAGGGCTTGGGCCCCGAGTCATCCTGCCTCCAAGGCCAGGGCCCCAGCCGCTCGTGCACATCCCAGAGGAAGGCGTGCAGGCTGCAGCTGGCCTGTCACCCAAGAGCAGCTCATCAGTGCGGGCCAAGTGGCTGTCCATGGCTGAGAAGGGCGGGGCCCCAGTGGCCGTGGCTCCGTCACAGCCACGGGTGGCCAACCCACCCAGGCTACTGCAGGTCATCGCCATGTCCAAGGCAGCGGGGGGCCCCAAGGCTGAGACAGCCTCATCATCTAGCGCCAGCTCCGACTCTTCACAGTACCGCTCCCCCTCAGACCGTGACTCTGCCAGCATCGTCACCATCGATGCTCACGCACCCCACCACCCAGTCGTGCACCTGTCTGCGGGCAGCACGCCCTGGGAGTGGAAGGCCAAGGTGGTGGAGGGTGATGGCTCCTATGAGCTGGGGGACCTGGCACCCCGCGGCTTCCGAAGCAGCTGCAAACAGCCTGGCATAGGCCCGGGGTCCCCAGTCAGCGACGTGGACCAGGAGGAGCCCCGGTTTGGAGCTGTGGCCACTGTCAACCTGGCCACTGGGGAGGGTCTGCCCCCACCAGGTGCAAGTGATGGGGCCATGGGTGCAGGCAGCCGTGAATCCACGCTAAGGCGCCaggtgggtgggctgggggaacgGGAAGTGGAGTCCGAGGCCGAGAGTTACTACAGGAGGATGCAGGCCCGCAGGTACCAGGACTAAGCCTGGCACACCTGAGCGGGTGGATGGAGAGGGCTGGCAGCATCTACAGCGCCAATAAAAAGGTTGATTGTGACAATATCCTGTGGTCTGAATGGTCCTTAACCCAGTGGGAAGACACACGCTGAGGTCGGGTCCTCATAGGAGCCCTGTCCTTTCTGCTCTGTGAACTGACCCCCAAGATCCCATGCCAGGCCCTCCAGTCCCCAGTGCCCAATGACAGGCAGAGGCGCAAGACACAGGCATTTATTGAGTCCAGGCCCAGCCCGGCCGTAGCTCTACAGCTCAGAATGAAGGGCTCAGGGAAGGCACAGGTTAGAAAATTGCTTTAATGGAAACTCCCCCACACACCATCTTGGGCGGGGTGGAATGTGGCCAGGGTTGGCCCGGGGACAATACTGAGCCTGTAGTTGTTATCAAAATATACATCTGTCACCATAAAAAAACCTGCTGCACCGCCTCAGCCCCACAGGtataaaaatcataaatatttacactcttg
Protein-coding regions in this window:
- the Plppr3 gene encoding phospholipid phosphatase-related protein type 3; translated protein: MVGWSVTQTPISLSPKLPIVASSIVSLYFLELTDLFKPAKVGFQCYDRSLSMPYVETNEELIPLLMLLSLAFAAPAASIMVGEGMVYCLQSRLWGRSPGGSEGTINAGGCNFNSFLRRTVRFVGVHMFGLCATALVTDVIQLATGYHTPFFLTVCKPNYTLLGTSCEANPYITQDICSGHDTHAILSARKTFPSQHATLSAFAAVYVSMYFNSVISDTTKLLKPILVFAFAIAAGVCGLTQITQYRSHPVDVYAGFLIGAGIAAYLACHAVGNFQAPPAEKVPTPAPAKDALRALTQRGHESMYQQNKAVSTDELGPPGRLEGVPRPVARDKTSLGSLKRASVDVDLLAPRSPMGKEGMVTFSNTLPRVNTPSLDDPARRHMTIHVPLDASRSKQLISEWKQKSLEGRGLGLPDEGSPVHLRAPAEPMAEEEEEEEEEEEEEEEEEEEEEEGPVPPSLYPTVQARPGLGPRVILPPRPGPQPLVHIPEEGVQAAAGLSPKSSSSVRAKWLSMAEKGGAPVAVAPSQPRVANPPRLLQVIAMSKAAGGPKAETASSSSASSDSSQYRSPSDRDSASIVTIDAHAPHHPVVHLSAGSTPWEWKAKVVEGDGSYELGDLAPRGFRSSCKQPGIGPGSPVSDVDQEEPRFGAVATVNLATGEGLPPPGASDGAMGAGSRESTLRRQVGGLGEREVESEAESYYRRMQARRYQD